The Enterococcus rotai genome includes a window with the following:
- a CDS encoding glutathione peroxidase — protein MSIYDYQVKTTNGETTSLEQYRGKVLLIVNTATGCGFTPQYEGLEELYKKYREQGLEILDFPCNQFGHQAPGTNQEISDFCQLTYQTTFQTFGKIDVNGENVDPLYDFLKGKKGGILGGAIKWNFTKFLVDREGNVVKRFAPTVEPEKIAGDIEKIL, from the coding sequence ATGAGTATTTATGACTATCAAGTAAAAACGACAAATGGTGAAACTACATCACTAGAACAGTATCGAGGAAAAGTACTTTTGATTGTGAATACAGCGACTGGTTGTGGATTTACACCTCAATATGAGGGATTGGAAGAGCTATATAAAAAATATCGTGAGCAAGGGTTAGAGATCTTAGACTTTCCTTGTAATCAATTTGGTCATCAAGCACCGGGAACAAACCAAGAAATCAGTGACTTTTGTCAACTGACGTATCAAACGACTTTTCAAACGTTTGGTAAAATTGATGTCAACGGAGAAAATGTTGATCCGTTATATGATTTTTTGAAGGGGAAAAAAGGTGGGATTTTAGGTGGCGCGATCAAGTGGAACTTTACTAAATTTTTAGTGGATCGTGAAGGCAATGTTGTGAAACGTTTTGCACCGACTGTTGAACCTGAGAAAATTGCTGGAGATATTGAAAAAATATTGTAA
- a CDS encoding helix-turn-helix domain-containing protein, with amino-acid sequence MIVNENYQINYQQLDKEKHVFCKETTILVVLKGSMLITIAETTNQIEAGELFLVNTGDQFVLATTAVAACSYLELGMNNLFFATQFPAFFYTHFECQPKQKEHGKMHAIASLRRQVAELCLVELSDDPSKRLKITLYLTQIILSLVHHFQKEEVLDYHPSDNQKLREILEYIEEHYQNGILLSDVADHFFMSESALSKFFKKETGEYFSHYVRTICVKHSLSELLYTKKSIEQIALDNGFSNSKTYREHFKKIFNDSPTNYRSAHLPESRTPKKNNQKIQTPELQVKEILIPLYSYIQTATDDVRPSELSLKTKQLHITTEKQATNYQKKEIIIHIGSWEALGSKKIQTEILELKKQMDIKYISIQRLFRQIPLSVQVHQEASMNSFPAFENWDYILTFLEEADIAIFYQLSLVEFKQFSVGVKALYPKFFQYIQNNFGIRSIGQWKINCLFKGENLVEYYPEFLEIKQMLATISPKIEIGAEIPLPDPFFEKKDQKLTEFFCKTIATACDFLSFSAEPNYVFQNLDSTFPDLKNYHQYVLNKTMDIKHILKEYEIKLPLYLTEWNTLTGMTRNSNGTFFRGAIILKDLLILDTLVEGFGFWLNIELYEQETQERPLKNDGLELFHYYSGKRPAYFCLWLARRMQGGVLAQGEEYILTYEEGQYQLLLFNTNYFDPHLSSEEAFLKSQAVTFEIELTAIKSANYQVKQIDFNRHNGALFYTYEEFSNAGTLDLEAQEYIVDNTRPKIKVFDTQIDNSFNYYVTLDTNGIALLELKPILD; translated from the coding sequence ATGATTGTAAATGAAAATTATCAGATCAATTATCAACAATTAGATAAGGAAAAGCATGTTTTTTGTAAAGAAACAACCATTTTAGTTGTGTTAAAAGGATCGATGCTCATAACGATAGCTGAAACAACGAATCAAATAGAAGCTGGCGAGTTATTTTTAGTAAATACTGGTGATCAATTTGTTTTAGCAACTACTGCAGTTGCTGCTTGTTCATACTTAGAGCTGGGTATGAACAATCTTTTTTTCGCAACTCAATTTCCAGCCTTTTTTTATACGCACTTTGAATGTCAGCCAAAACAAAAAGAGCATGGCAAAATGCATGCGATCGCTTCATTAAGAAGACAAGTTGCTGAACTATGCTTGGTTGAGCTTAGTGATGATCCATCGAAACGGTTGAAAATAACGTTATATTTGACACAAATTATTTTGTCACTTGTCCATCATTTTCAAAAAGAAGAAGTCTTAGACTATCATCCTTCCGATAATCAAAAACTTAGAGAAATTCTAGAATATATTGAAGAACATTATCAAAATGGTATTTTATTATCTGATGTCGCAGATCATTTCTTTATGTCAGAGTCCGCTCTATCTAAGTTTTTTAAAAAGGAAACTGGGGAATATTTTTCTCATTATGTGCGGACGATTTGTGTGAAGCATAGCTTATCAGAATTACTTTATACGAAAAAAAGTATTGAGCAAATTGCGTTGGATAATGGATTTAGCAATAGTAAAACGTACCGTGAACATTTCAAAAAAATATTTAATGATTCACCAACTAATTACCGCTCAGCCCATTTACCAGAATCTCGTACACCGAAAAAAAACAATCAGAAAATCCAAACACCTGAACTTCAGGTGAAGGAAATCTTGATCCCATTATATAGCTATATCCAAACGGCGACAGATGATGTAAGGCCGTCAGAATTATCCTTAAAAACAAAGCAATTGCATATCACAACAGAAAAGCAAGCAACCAACTATCAGAAAAAAGAAATCATTATTCATATTGGGTCATGGGAAGCTTTGGGCTCAAAAAAAATTCAAACAGAAATTTTAGAGTTAAAAAAGCAAATGGACATCAAGTACATTAGTATTCAGCGTTTATTTAGACAAATTCCTTTATCTGTTCAGGTTCATCAAGAAGCTTCTATGAACTCTTTTCCTGCATTTGAAAATTGGGATTATATTTTGACCTTTTTAGAAGAAGCAGATATCGCTATTTTTTATCAATTGTCCCTTGTAGAATTCAAACAATTTAGTGTGGGAGTCAAAGCACTTTATCCTAAGTTTTTCCAGTATATCCAAAATAATTTTGGCATAAGATCAATTGGACAATGGAAAATCAATTGTTTGTTTAAAGGAGAAAATCTTGTAGAATACTATCCAGAATTCTTAGAAATAAAACAAATGCTGGCTACTATTTCACCAAAAATCGAAATTGGGGCTGAGATTCCTTTGCCTGATCCGTTCTTTGAGAAAAAAGATCAGAAGCTGACAGAATTTTTTTGCAAAACAATCGCGACAGCTTGCGATTTTCTCTCATTTTCAGCCGAACCGAATTACGTGTTTCAAAATTTAGACAGCACATTTCCTGATTTGAAGAACTATCATCAATATGTATTGAATAAAACTATGGATATCAAGCATATTCTAAAAGAATACGAAATCAAGTTACCGCTATACCTTACTGAATGGAACACGTTAACTGGGATGACTAGAAATAGTAATGGGACATTTTTTAGAGGTGCGATTATTTTAAAAGATCTTTTAATCTTGGACACGTTGGTAGAAGGGTTCGGATTTTGGTTGAATATTGAATTATATGAGCAAGAAACACAAGAGCGACCATTAAAAAATGATGGCTTGGAATTGTTTCACTATTATAGCGGCAAACGCCCAGCTTATTTTTGTTTATGGCTAGCAAGAAGAATGCAGGGAGGAGTTTTGGCTCAAGGGGAAGAATATATATTGACCTATGAAGAGGGGCAATACCAACTGTTGTTGTTTAATACGAATTATTTTGATCCTCATTTGTCTTCGGAAGAAGCCTTTCTTAAAAGTCAGGCAGTGACGTTTGAAATTGAATTAACCGCCATAAAATCAGCGAATTATCAGGTCAAGCAAATTGATTTTAATCGCCATAATGGTGCATTGTTTTACACCTATGAAGAGTTTAGTAACGCCGGGACACTTGATTTAGAAGCGCAAGAATATATTGTGGACAATACTCGTCCTAAAATCAAAGTTTTTGATACTCAAATCGACAATAGCTTCAATTATTATGTGACGCTTGATACGAATGGCATCGCGTTATTGGAATTAAAACCGATTCTTGACTGA
- a CDS encoding M20 family metallopeptidase yields MNDLQTQLFTKLQQKEADMIAIRRHFHENPELSFHETKTAQYIADFYAGKDCTVQTNIGGGHGLLVDIHGGKVGPSLAIRADFDALPIQEDTGLPFSSKTAGVMHACGHDGHTAYMMILADSLIELKEQLTGTIRVIHQPAEEVPPGGAKGMIEAGCLDGIDHVLGIHVMSMMPLGDVLYHPGSVHTGRATFKVIMQGKGGHGSTPQDANDTIVAASQFVTAVQTIVSRRIDPFDTATVTIGSFDGKGSANVIKDSVTLEGDVRIMKEETRAIVEKEFKQILDGICRTFGISYELDYANDYPVCVNDPKTTEMVAAALNKAQIPEVKQLIECGPQTPSEDFAYYAKERPSCFFFVGAHKEGTPMYPHHHPKFYIDEDCLLIAAKSMGAAVLHYLSEGV; encoded by the coding sequence ATGAACGATCTACAGACACAACTATTTACAAAGCTTCAACAAAAAGAAGCAGATATGATCGCAATCCGTCGCCATTTTCATGAGAATCCAGAATTATCGTTTCATGAAACGAAAACGGCACAATATATTGCTGATTTTTATGCTGGAAAGGATTGTACTGTTCAAACGAATATTGGCGGCGGTCATGGACTTTTAGTCGATATTCATGGGGGAAAGGTGGGACCAAGCTTGGCAATCCGAGCAGATTTCGACGCTTTGCCAATCCAAGAAGATACAGGTCTGCCCTTTTCATCCAAAACAGCTGGTGTGATGCATGCTTGCGGACACGATGGGCACACAGCTTACATGATGATTTTAGCGGATTCATTGATTGAATTGAAAGAACAGCTAACAGGAACGATTCGTGTGATTCATCAACCTGCCGAAGAAGTACCACCTGGTGGTGCTAAAGGGATGATCGAAGCTGGTTGTTTAGACGGTATCGATCATGTGCTGGGAATCCACGTTATGAGTATGATGCCACTTGGCGATGTACTTTACCATCCAGGATCGGTTCATACTGGTCGGGCAACGTTTAAAGTCATCATGCAAGGAAAAGGTGGTCATGGTTCAACTCCTCAAGACGCCAATGATACGATCGTTGCAGCTTCTCAATTTGTAACAGCTGTTCAAACGATCGTCAGCCGTAGAATCGATCCATTTGATACTGCAACCGTTACAATCGGTTCTTTTGATGGTAAAGGTTCAGCTAACGTGATCAAAGATTCTGTTACGCTTGAAGGTGATGTACGGATCATGAAAGAAGAAACTCGAGCAATCGTTGAAAAAGAATTCAAACAAATTTTAGATGGAATCTGCCGGACCTTTGGTATCAGCTATGAACTTGATTATGCCAATGATTATCCTGTTTGTGTCAACGATCCAAAAACCACTGAAATGGTCGCAGCAGCCTTGAACAAAGCACAAATCCCAGAAGTGAAACAACTAATCGAGTGTGGACCACAAACTCCTTCTGAAGATTTTGCTTATTATGCCAAAGAGCGTCCAAGTTGTTTCTTTTTCGTTGGCGCACACAAAGAAGGAACACCAATGTATCCACATCATCATCCAAAATTTTATATAGATGAAGACTGTCTATTGATTGCTGCAAAATCAATGGGCGCAGCTGTCTTACATTATTTATCTGAAGGAGTTTAA
- a CDS encoding MFS transporter: MKATTHTVDTAAYKGTNKLLIGIVLSVLTYWLFAQSLLNMAPAVQSDLGVSSGVLNIGISMTGLFSGIFIVVAGGLADKLGRMKLTYIGLILSVIGSAALVVAHGPVLFIGGRILQGLSAACIMPATMALVKTYYEGKDRQRALSYWSIGSWGGSGLCSFFGGAIASSLGWRYVFIFSIIVSICSALLIFGTPESKVVNDSNSKFDSIGLLLFIVSMVALNVVVSKGSELGWTSPIVLILAVIVIIGLIAFYKVEQTIDNSFVEFSLFENRGYLGATISNFLLNAVAGTLIVINTYVQQGRGLSSAKTGMLSIGYLCLVLITIRIGEKLLQTIGAKKPMLWGTILSGTGVGLMALTMVTGTVYFILVFIGYSLFGMGLGMYATPSTDTAISSVPNEKAGVASGIYKMASSLGGALGVAISAAVYNGFSAGGNYTQGATFGLLTNILFCVLALGSILFIIPKEKQV, from the coding sequence ATGAAAGCAACAACACATACAGTAGATACTGCAGCATACAAAGGGACAAATAAATTACTGATTGGAATCGTATTAAGCGTATTGACCTATTGGCTATTTGCCCAATCTTTACTAAATATGGCGCCAGCCGTACAAAGTGACTTAGGGGTTTCTTCTGGTGTTTTAAACATAGGAATTTCCATGACTGGTTTATTCTCAGGTATCTTTATCGTCGTAGCTGGCGGATTAGCTGATAAGCTAGGACGAATGAAATTAACTTATATCGGCCTTATTTTAAGCGTTATCGGTTCAGCAGCTTTAGTGGTTGCACACGGACCTGTTTTATTTATCGGTGGCCGAATTTTACAAGGGCTATCCGCTGCTTGTATCATGCCAGCAACAATGGCCTTAGTTAAAACCTATTATGAAGGCAAAGATCGTCAACGAGCTTTAAGTTATTGGTCGATCGGTTCTTGGGGGGGTTCAGGTTTATGCTCATTTTTTGGCGGAGCTATTGCAAGTTCATTAGGCTGGCGCTACGTTTTTATTTTTTCAATTATCGTTTCAATTTGTAGTGCATTATTGATTTTTGGCACCCCGGAAAGTAAAGTCGTTAATGATAGTAATAGTAAATTTGACTCAATTGGTTTGCTATTATTTATCGTTTCAATGGTAGCTTTAAATGTTGTCGTTTCTAAAGGCTCTGAGTTAGGTTGGACAAGTCCAATTGTACTTATTTTAGCTGTAATCGTCATTATAGGGTTGATTGCCTTTTATAAAGTAGAACAAACAATCGATAATAGTTTTGTTGAATTTTCTCTATTTGAAAATCGCGGCTATCTTGGTGCAACCATTTCCAATTTCTTATTGAATGCAGTCGCTGGTACATTGATCGTGATCAATACCTATGTTCAACAAGGTCGCGGTCTTTCTTCTGCCAAAACTGGGATGTTATCAATTGGTTACTTGTGTTTGGTTTTGATCACGATTCGGATCGGGGAAAAATTATTACAAACTATCGGAGCGAAAAAACCCATGCTATGGGGAACCATTCTTTCTGGTACTGGTGTAGGCTTGATGGCTTTAACAATGGTTACTGGAACTGTCTATTTTATTTTAGTTTTTATCGGTTACAGCCTATTTGGAATGGGTCTAGGAATGTACGCTACTCCCTCTACAGATACAGCGATTTCTAGTGTTCCAAATGAAAAAGCAGGTGTTGCTTCCGGTATTTATAAAATGGCCAGTTCACTTGGCGGTGCCTTAGGCGTAGCCATTTCTGCAGCAGTTTATAACGGCTTTAGTGCTGGTGGGAATTACACACAAGGTGCTACATTTGGCTTACTGACAAATATTCTTTTCTGCGTTTTAGCTTTAGGTTCCATCCTATTTATCATTCCAAAGGAAAAACAAGTATAA
- a CDS encoding ArgE/DapE family deacylase — protein MNNQEALQLLKEVVQIKSILGDEKLVADKLQTLFEKHDIPCEQVEYSAGRNQLVATLKGNEAGPVLGFSGHMDVVPVGEIPWDEDPFSAFEKDGLLYGRGTCDMKSGLIAAVVAMIRLKEAGSNFKGTVKLLATIGEETSAIGSGQLVDQGYADDLDALVIGEPTNVEIGVAHKGALWPRITTYGKTAHGSMPDQGVNAIEHMLLVLNAFKETFDFSQSVDELVGASTSSLDIINGGNGTNVVPDKCTVEIDIRTIKAQNHTELKQQFKAMLDKLTATVPNFKAEIEFINDLPSMKTELDDPFTVLTQKVVSDVIGETANTFGMTGYTDGSQFERVKKEFPILILGPGETKYAHQPNEFVSINDFYQMITINEEIAKTFLN, from the coding sequence ATGAATAATCAAGAAGCATTACAATTATTAAAAGAAGTCGTACAAATCAAAAGTATTTTAGGAGACGAAAAATTAGTTGCGGATAAATTACAAACTCTTTTTGAAAAACACGATATTCCTTGTGAACAAGTAGAGTATAGCGCTGGACGCAATCAATTAGTTGCCACTTTAAAAGGCAATGAAGCAGGTCCAGTTCTAGGATTTTCTGGCCATATGGATGTCGTTCCTGTCGGTGAGATTCCTTGGGATGAAGATCCTTTTAGTGCATTTGAAAAAGATGGCTTACTGTACGGTCGTGGAACCTGTGATATGAAATCAGGTCTGATCGCAGCCGTCGTTGCCATGATTCGTTTAAAAGAAGCTGGCTCAAATTTTAAAGGTACAGTAAAACTTTTAGCAACCATCGGGGAAGAAACAAGTGCCATCGGTTCCGGTCAATTAGTTGATCAAGGATACGCAGATGATCTTGACGCATTAGTGATTGGTGAACCGACAAATGTGGAAATCGGTGTTGCACACAAAGGTGCTTTATGGCCTCGCATCACAACGTATGGCAAAACAGCACATGGTTCAATGCCAGATCAAGGAGTAAATGCGATTGAACATATGTTGCTTGTTTTAAATGCCTTTAAAGAAACCTTCGATTTTTCTCAATCAGTAGACGAACTGGTCGGTGCCTCAACATCTAGTCTTGATATTATCAATGGCGGCAATGGAACCAATGTTGTGCCCGACAAATGCACTGTAGAAATCGATATTCGTACCATCAAAGCTCAAAATCACACTGAATTAAAACAACAATTTAAAGCGATGCTGGATAAATTAACAGCAACTGTTCCTAATTTTAAAGCAGAGATTGAATTCATTAATGACTTACCTTCTATGAAAACAGAACTTGATGATCCTTTCACTGTCTTAACACAAAAAGTCGTTTCAGACGTTATAGGTGAAACCGCCAATACCTTTGGCATGACTGGTTATACAGATGGTTCACAATTTGAACGTGTGAAAAAAGAATTTCCTATTTTAATTCTTGGTCCTGGTGAAACAAAATACGCTCATCAACCCAATGAATTTGTTTCTATCAATGATTTTTACCAAATGATCACAATCAATGAAGAAATTGCGAAAACATTTTTGAACTAG
- a CDS encoding helix-turn-helix domain-containing protein, whose product MRKLYMDLVTDKKAIRLIHLIYFLADTSDLLTMEDVAANLGVTKKTLKSDLALLQEYSPEIDGFVQVKKETIIFNRDSTYTIEEILSDIIDQQPLFTLLSALLDGEEYSIETWCERIWLSERTLRRYLPNLTEVLERYNLTLQLSPFLALIGEEANIRYLYFDYTSQRGWREEDVHLDKTIQKFYYEFQESFLTKYQQVLTLDANRAKLWHHVILQRVTKHLFIPPRPNVKQKYPMTERFDVFSEIYDQLMKKYFAIENLPYEEHIYAYVVTLASVIYLPPEGEIYSINLTRKHSYENKYNSIFDFKDSLPLDPFKSKEMYHCVNSFLENLSLLSRVTPLFQRNSWELNQYAQTEFPEIYHACLTKLKQVRLAHDAPLVYPEDIATNLSLLFSSYLIDTTIENNKKILLSISGEACYVQHLIALLKKRIPGNFDIVWVFNEKINEEYIKKEGIDVIIYNHVMLIPIEGCLNIKVSQFPATGELERLTKKLFEL is encoded by the coding sequence ATGCGTAAGTTGTATATGGATTTAGTCACAGATAAAAAAGCGATCCGGTTGATTCATTTGATTTATTTTTTAGCGGATACCTCTGATCTACTGACAATGGAAGATGTGGCTGCTAACTTGGGTGTGACGAAGAAAACTTTGAAGAGTGACTTAGCTTTACTACAGGAATATAGCCCTGAAATAGATGGGTTTGTGCAAGTAAAAAAAGAAACAATTATTTTTAACCGGGATAGCACCTATACGATCGAAGAAATTTTATCAGACATTATTGATCAGCAACCGCTTTTTACGTTGCTCAGTGCTCTTTTGGATGGTGAAGAATATTCGATCGAAACATGGTGTGAACGGATTTGGTTGTCAGAACGAACGCTAAGACGTTACTTGCCGAATTTGACGGAAGTGTTGGAACGCTATAATCTGACACTGCAGTTGTCTCCTTTTTTAGCGTTGATCGGTGAAGAAGCCAACATCAGGTATTTATACTTTGATTATACGAGCCAACGTGGGTGGCGGGAAGAGGATGTTCATTTAGATAAAACAATCCAAAAGTTTTATTACGAATTCCAAGAGTCTTTCTTGACTAAATATCAACAGGTTTTAACATTAGATGCTAATCGGGCAAAATTGTGGCATCATGTTATTCTGCAAAGAGTCACGAAGCATTTATTTATCCCACCTAGACCAAATGTAAAACAAAAATACCCAATGACTGAGCGCTTTGATGTATTTTCTGAAATTTATGATCAGTTAATGAAAAAGTATTTTGCCATTGAAAATTTACCTTACGAAGAACATATTTATGCTTATGTTGTAACATTGGCTAGTGTGATTTATTTGCCTCCAGAAGGGGAAATTTATTCAATCAACCTGACTCGTAAACATTCATATGAAAATAAGTATAATAGCATTTTTGATTTTAAAGATAGTCTTCCTCTTGATCCGTTCAAAAGCAAAGAGATGTATCATTGTGTGAATTCATTTTTGGAAAATCTTAGCTTACTATCAAGAGTCACACCGCTATTTCAACGGAATTCTTGGGAGCTGAATCAATATGCGCAGACAGAATTTCCTGAAATTTACCACGCTTGTTTAACTAAATTAAAACAAGTCAGATTAGCACATGATGCACCACTGGTCTATCCAGAAGATATCGCAACCAATTTGAGTTTACTTTTTAGTTCTTATTTGATTGATACGACAATTGAAAATAATAAAAAAATCCTATTGAGTATTTCTGGAGAAGCCTGTTATGTTCAGCATTTGATTGCTCTTTTGAAGAAACGTATACCGGGGAATTTTGATATTGTTTGGGTATTTAATGAAAAAATTAATGAAGAGTATATAAAAAAAGAAGGAATTGATGTCATTATTTACAATCATGTTATGTTGATTCCAATCGAAGGCTGTTTAAACATTAAAGTGTCACAATTTCCTGCAACAGGAGAATTAGAACGGTTGACGAAAAAGTTGTTTGAGCTTTAA
- the cls gene encoding cardiolipin synthase, translating into MNPLFRRFSIVLFVFIFTIGILFIFLPQFIWGILTLFEVLSIVLSMYIVFKKNDVTSVKVAWVLTLYFLPIIGSFIYLFFGRSNLKSNAIQQKEQEMLVHYVQSINSNQRLESASLLEERNERLAKKSVLGGNQFEVLTDGEETFAAIFKKLNEAEHHIHLFYFIIKEDELADRLRKILIKKAKEGVNVRFGVDGLGSVKLSDAYLESLRAVQIEVEIFNPIHSFYHLSRANWRNHRKVIIVDGKVGFTGGLNIGNEYLGITPKFSHWRDTHLQITGPLVTQLQETFLYDWLYMKNSAGTASKFMSETYFPLGSTGTDEGQVIYGGPYDQERVVRDVLFNLIDSAKGKVSIASPYLVPDDEMLALLRRVARNGVKVEVIIPGKGDRKLSYYGNDFYLETLVSAGIDVYKYDDTAFLHCKVMIIDEEVATIGSTNFDIRSFDINHEVSAILYNGQAIHRLSEAFKRDRDNSKQITIRELAQRSTWKKIKGKICGLFAPLL; encoded by the coding sequence ATGAATCCATTATTTCGTCGATTTAGCATTGTTTTATTTGTTTTCATTTTCACAATAGGCATTCTTTTCATTTTTTTACCTCAATTCATTTGGGGAATTTTAACCTTGTTTGAAGTGCTGTCGATTGTGTTAAGTATGTACATTGTATTTAAAAAGAACGATGTAACCAGTGTAAAAGTTGCTTGGGTGCTTACGTTGTATTTTCTGCCTATCATTGGTTCATTTATCTATTTGTTCTTCGGGCGATCAAACTTAAAAAGCAATGCCATCCAGCAGAAAGAACAAGAAATGTTGGTTCATTATGTTCAAAGTATCAATAGCAATCAACGATTAGAATCAGCAAGTTTGTTAGAAGAAAGAAATGAGCGTTTGGCTAAGAAATCTGTGTTGGGAGGGAATCAGTTTGAAGTGCTCACAGATGGTGAAGAGACGTTCGCTGCGATTTTTAAGAAGTTGAATGAAGCGGAACATCATATCCACTTGTTTTATTTCATCATCAAAGAAGATGAGTTAGCAGATCGACTTAGAAAAATTTTGATAAAAAAAGCGAAGGAAGGGGTAAACGTTCGTTTTGGTGTAGATGGCTTAGGTTCTGTAAAGCTGTCAGATGCGTACCTTGAGTCATTAAGAGCGGTACAAATCGAGGTGGAAATTTTTAACCCGATCCATTCGTTTTATCATCTTTCCCGAGCAAACTGGCGTAATCATAGGAAAGTGATCATTGTTGATGGGAAGGTTGGTTTTACAGGAGGCTTGAATATCGGAAATGAATATTTAGGTATTACTCCAAAGTTTTCCCATTGGCGGGACACACATTTACAAATTACTGGTCCATTGGTAACACAGCTACAAGAAACTTTTTTATATGATTGGCTCTATATGAAAAACAGTGCGGGGACAGCTAGTAAATTTATGTCTGAGACGTATTTTCCGTTGGGTAGTACAGGAACTGACGAGGGGCAAGTGATTTATGGCGGACCGTATGATCAAGAGCGAGTGGTTCGGGATGTGTTGTTTAACTTGATCGACTCCGCAAAGGGAAAAGTCTCTATTGCCAGTCCGTACTTAGTTCCAGATGATGAAATGCTGGCGTTATTAAGAAGAGTTGCCCGTAATGGCGTCAAGGTTGAAGTAATCATTCCAGGCAAAGGCGACCGGAAATTATCTTATTATGGTAATGATTTTTACCTTGAGACACTAGTTAGTGCAGGAATTGATGTGTATAAATATGATGATACAGCTTTTTTACATTGTAAAGTAATGATTATCGATGAAGAAGTCGCGACAATTGGCTCGACTAATTTTGATATCCGTAGTTTTGATATCAATCATGAAGTATCGGCTATTTTATATAATGGCCAAGCAATTCATAGGTTATCTGAAGCATTTAAAAGGGACCGAGACAACTCAAAACAAATCACGATTCGGGAATTAGCCCAAAGAAGCACTTGGAAAAAAATCAAAGGGAAAATTTGTGGACTGTTTGCTCCGCTTTTATAA
- a CDS encoding M20/M25/M40 family metallo-hydrolase produces MNKQRLIDTFTELVEVDSVSGKEGAFVQLLSQKLSTLGLVVIEDDSMTTTKLGSNNLIAKHKGNLDKQPIFFSCHVDTVEPGEGIKVIEKNGVLYSKGETILAADNKAGIAILLEMIETINEHKIETGPIEFVFSPGEEIGLIGAAALDMSLIDSAFGYVLDNSGAVGNGIVASPFLYMFDIEVTGKAAHAGLEPEKGISAFTIAQNALETTPFGRLDEHTTANIGKINGGAGINVVMEHLMIQGEVRSISDEKARDFLTTLEEAFNNATSQYGGTFTLSVDQKATGFHLADDSDPVKIAKTATAKIGRTFTPEISGGGSDANIFNAHGKPTLNLSIGYEEIHTVNEYIPVAEMLKTVELALAIVAEMPNAATSNGSVK; encoded by the coding sequence ATGAATAAGCAAAGATTGATTGATACCTTTACAGAGTTGGTAGAAGTAGATTCTGTTTCTGGAAAGGAAGGTGCATTTGTCCAGTTGTTAAGTCAGAAACTTTCTACACTTGGTTTAGTCGTGATAGAAGATGATTCAATGACAACGACCAAACTGGGCTCAAATAATTTGATTGCTAAACACAAAGGAAACTTGGATAAACAACCGATTTTCTTTTCTTGCCATGTAGATACGGTCGAACCAGGTGAAGGGATCAAGGTCATTGAAAAAAATGGTGTTCTCTATTCTAAGGGTGAAACGATTTTAGCCGCCGACAATAAAGCTGGTATCGCTATTCTTTTAGAAATGATAGAAACCATCAATGAACATAAAATTGAAACAGGACCGATAGAATTTGTCTTTTCACCTGGTGAAGAAATTGGGTTGATTGGAGCCGCAGCCTTGGATATGTCTTTGATCGATTCAGCATTTGGTTATGTTCTTGATAACTCTGGTGCTGTAGGAAACGGGATCGTTGCCAGTCCTTTCTTATATATGTTTGACATTGAAGTAACCGGGAAAGCTGCTCATGCTGGTCTAGAACCAGAAAAAGGCATCTCAGCATTTACGATCGCGCAAAACGCGCTTGAAACCACCCCTTTCGGTCGCTTGGATGAGCACACAACAGCAAACATCGGAAAAATCAACGGTGGTGCAGGAATCAATGTTGTAATGGAACACTTGATGATTCAAGGTGAAGTCCGTTCGATCTCAGATGAAAAAGCCCGTGATTTCCTTACTACTTTAGAAGAAGCGTTTAACAATGCTACTTCCCAATATGGTGGAACCTTCACTCTTTCAGTCGACCAAAAGGCAACTGGTTTTCATCTAGCTGATGATTCTGATCCCGTTAAAATCGCAAAAACCGCGACAGCTAAAATTGGTCGGACCTTTACACCTGAAATCAGCGGCGGCGGCAGTGATGCGAATATTTTTAACGCTCATGGCAAGCCTACTTTAAATCTCTCAATTGGATATGAAGAAATTCACACGGTCAACGAATATATTCCAGTTGCAGAAATGCTGAAAACCGTCGAATTAGCTTTAGCGATCGTTGCTGAAATGCCAAATGCCGCCACTTCAAATGGGTCAGTAAAATGA